The Methanolacinia paynteri genome includes a region encoding these proteins:
- a CDS encoding ATP-binding protein, with protein MISPFIDREEERAVLEEEWQSNGGRLIVLYGRRRLGKTRLLSEFSKEKEGVMFFAEVAPPLRQIKELQEECARYLNDNLLADLTIESWSQLLSYLAKNPPKKRSYLIIDEFPYLVKSDKSILHALQKAWDKGLAESKWCIILSGSALDLMGDLALSYASPIYGRRTRDILLTNLPFRYSKEFLKQTFEDSLKTYFTVGGVPEYLQKAAEYDTFDEFAKKELFGTYGYFYREPYFLLSQEFRELKIYQGILRSIAKEKTKPSEIASHCGIETRKIYPYLDGMIRLGFVEKESPIAGSSRYSMYKIKDRMIAFWYRYVYPEKGKIETGTFSYEDCNLSQYFEAQFETLIRKEIAPSIFPGADTGRWWHKEEEIDLIIIDAKAKTVVFGECKYGDKSVSDAENILGGMKPKSELVNIDENYTRKYALFAGRVGDKEKLKEEGYLVYDLEDLQRILVK; from the coding sequence ATGATTAGTCCTTTCATCGACAGGGAAGAAGAACGGGCCGTCCTGGAAGAAGAGTGGCAATCGAACGGCGGAAGGCTCATCGTCCTCTATGGAAGGCGAAGACTCGGAAAAACAAGACTTCTATCTGAATTTTCAAAAGAAAAGGAGGGAGTCATGTTTTTCGCCGAGGTGGCTCCCCCACTCAGGCAGATCAAAGAACTCCAGGAAGAATGTGCACGCTACTTAAACGACAACCTCCTCGCAGACCTCACGATTGAATCATGGTCGCAGCTTCTCTCCTATCTGGCGAAAAATCCGCCAAAAAAACGATCATACCTGATAATCGATGAATTCCCGTACCTGGTAAAGAGCGATAAAAGCATCCTTCACGCACTCCAGAAGGCATGGGATAAAGGACTGGCGGAATCGAAATGGTGCATCATCCTCTCCGGCTCGGCACTCGACCTGATGGGTGATCTCGCACTCTCTTATGCATCACCAATCTACGGGAGAAGAACACGTGACATCCTGCTTACAAACCTCCCTTTCAGGTATTCAAAAGAATTTCTCAAACAAACCTTCGAGGATTCCTTAAAGACTTATTTCACCGTCGGAGGAGTCCCGGAATATCTCCAGAAGGCTGCCGAATACGACACATTCGACGAATTCGCAAAAAAAGAACTCTTCGGAACATACGGTTACTTCTACAGGGAGCCGTACTTTCTCCTCTCGCAGGAATTCCGGGAGCTGAAGATCTACCAGGGAATATTACGGTCTATAGCAAAGGAGAAGACAAAACCGTCCGAAATCGCCTCGCACTGCGGTATTGAAACGCGAAAAATATACCCTTATCTTGACGGAATGATCAGGCTGGGATTCGTCGAAAAGGAATCACCAATCGCAGGAAGCTCCAGGTATTCGATGTACAAAATAAAAGACAGGATGATAGCTTTCTGGTATCGCTACGTCTATCCTGAAAAAGGGAAGATTGAAACCGGTACGTTCAGTTATGAAGACTGCAACCTTTCACAGTACTTCGAAGCACAATTTGAAACACTAATCCGGAAAGAAATCGCCCCGTCCATCTTCCCGGGAGCTGATACCGGACGCTGGTGGCACAAGGAAGAAGAGATCGACCTGATCATTATAGACGCTAAAGCAAAGACAGTTGTCTTTGGAGAATGCAAATACGGCGACAAATCAGTGTCCGATGCAGAAAATATCCTGGGCGGGATGAAACCAAAATCCGAACTCGTAAATATTGATGAAAACTACACCAGGAAATATGCCCTCTTTGCCGGAAGGGTTGGTGATAAAGAGAAGCTGAAAGAAGAAGGTTACCTGGTCTATGACCTTGAAGACCTGCAAAGAATACTTGTGAAATAA